In Pikeienuella piscinae, the sequence GGTGTTGCCGAGCGATTTCGACATCTTCTGGCCCTTGCCGTCGAGCGTGAAGCCGTGGGTGACGACCGCACGGTAGGGCGCGCGCCCAATCGTCCCGCAAGCCTGCAGGAGCGAGGAATGGAACCAGCCCCGATGCTGGTCGGTCCCTTCCATGTAGACGTCGGCGATGCCGTCCTCGGTCCCGTCCTCGCGGTCGCGAAGAACGAAAGCGTGGGTGGAGCCGGAATCGAACCAGACGTCGAGGATGTCGGTCACCATCTCCCACTCCGTCGGGTCGACGCCTTCGATCCCGCTCAGGAAGCGCTCTTTCGCGCCGTCCTTGAACCAGGCGTCGGCGCCCTCTTCGCGGAATGCGGCGGCGATGCGGGCGTTGACCTCGGCGTTCTTCAGCACCTCGACCTCACCCGGCGCGACCTCCCGCTTGAAGCACGTCATCGGCACGCCCCAAGCGCGCTGGCGCGACAGCACCCAGTCCGGCCGCGCGGCGATCATCGAGCGAAGGCGGTTCCTGCCCGACGCGGGGGTGAAGGCGACGAGCTTGTCGATGGAGCCGAGCGCCCGCTCGCGGATCGTCTTTCCGACCGCGTTCATGCCGTCTTCGAGCGGCTTGTCGATGGCGGCGAACCATTGCGGCGTGTTCCGGAAGATCAGCGGCGCCTTGGAGCGCCATGAATGCGGATAGGAATGGCGCATCGAGCCCTTGGCGAAGAGCGCCCCGACCTCGGCCAGTTTCCTGATGACGGCGACATTGGCGCCGGCCTCTTTGCCTTTTTCGTCGAAGATCACCTGACCGCCGAAGAACGGGATATCCTCGCGAAAGGAGCCGTCTTCGAGCACGTTATGCGTCATCGGCAGGCCGTGTTTCTGGCCGATGACGTAGTCGTCCGCGCCGTGGCTCGGGGCGGTGTGGACAAACCCGGTGCCGGCGTCGTCGGTGACGTGGTCGCCGGGGAGGAGTGGAACGTCGAAATCCCACTCGCTGTTGGCGTCCTCCGCGCCGCGAAATGGGTGGGCGCAGGTGATTGCTTTGAGTTCACCCGGATAGACGTCGCGAACCCTCTCCCATCCATCCGCCAGAATCTTTCCCTTCTCAAATATCTCGGACGCTAGCGGGTCCGCGAGAAGTAGATAGTCACCAGTCGTCGCTTTTGCGTCCGCCGTCGCATTCGTCACGCGATAAAGGCCGTAAGAGATTGATGGATTGAAACAGATCGCCCGGTTCTGCGGGATCGTCCAAGGGGTCGTGGTCCAGATTAGAACCGAGGTGTTTTCTGGTAGCGGAGAGTAATTGTCGGGAATGTCGCCAGAGAAAGAAGTTCCATCTTTCTCGCCAAGCAAATTGGTGAAGTTTTCTGTCGCGACCTCCGCCACCGGGAACTTCACCCAGATCGTATGGCTCTTGTGCTCGTGATACTCGACCTCGGCCTCCGCCAGCGCGGTCTTCTCCACCACCGACCACATCACCGGCTTCGAGCCCTGATAGAGCGAGCCGTTCATGACGAATTTCATGAACTCCTCGGCGATCACCGCCTCGGCCCGGAAATCCATCGTGAGGTACGGGTCGTCCCAGTTGCCGGTCACGCCGAGGCGCTTGAACTCTTTGCGCTGGATATCCACCCATTCGGCGGCGAATTTCCGGCATTCGGCGCGGAGTTCATTGATCGGCACATCATCCTTGTCGAGGCCCTTGGCGCGATACTGCTCCTCGATCTTCCACTCGATGGGAAGCCCGTGACAGTCCCAGCCCGGCACATAGCGGCTGTCATGGCCCATCATCTGGCGCGAGCGGACAATCATGTCCTTGATCGTCTTGTTCAACGCGTGGCCGATATGGAGATGGCCGTTGGCGTAGGGCGGGCCGTCATGGAGCGTGAAGGGCGGGCGCCCGGTCTTGGCGCGAAGCCGACCGTAGATGTCCATCGCCTCCCACTTCGCCAGCCAGTCGGGCTCGCGGGCGGGCAATCCGGCGCGCATCGGAAAATCGGTCTGCGGCAGGCGCAGCGTCGCCTTGTAATCGGTCTTGTCCTGCGCGTCGGGCGCGGTCTCTTGGGCGCACATGTTTGTCTGTCCGTCTAATGGGTGCGGTATGGTCGAAGGTGTTCGGAGGGCGCGCGACGCGCCGCCTTTTCCCGGCGCTCCCTCAGGGGGAGGCCGGGCCACTAATTCGCAACCTGCCGACCGGATTTGACATGCGCCGCCTCATAGCAGCGCGTCGCCGCCCGGTCCATCGCGCAATGGCGCCGGCGTCAGGTTCCCCGGAGCGCGACGGAAAACAGGCCGTGAGCCGTTTGAGAATCAGGACTGAGCGAAGGAGACTTGCATGTTCAGGTCATTCATAGCCGGCGCCGCGGCGCTTGGCCTCGCCGTCGCCGCGCAGCCGAACGAAGCGAAGGCGGACAACGCCATCCTCGGCGGCGTACTGATCGGCGCCGTTCTTGGCGGTACGGTCGCGGCGATCGCCGAAAGCAACCACAGGCGCGAATATCACGCGCCTCCTCCGCCACGCGTCTATCACACCCGTCGCCCGGCGCGCGGCTATTACGGCCATGTCCACCGCCGGCCGGTGGTCGTCGAGCGGCGGGTCTATCGCCGCCCCGCGCCGCGTGTCGTCTATCGCGACCACCACCGGCCCGGATATTACGGGCATGGCCACGGCCCCCACTACCGCTGAGCGCGCGCCGACGGACAGCCGATCAAAGCCCCGCCGCAAGCCGCGCCAGCAGCGCATCCAGCATGGCGTCGCATTTCGCCATCTGCTCGCGACTGACATATTCGTCGGGCTTGTGGCCCTGCGCCATCGAGCCCGGCCCGCAGACCACTGCGGGAATCCCGAGCCGGTCTGAGAAAAGCCCGCCCTCAGTGCCGAAGGCGACCTTGATCGTTCCGTTCGCGCCGGTCAGCGCCTTGACGAAATCGACGATGGCCGCGTCCGGCGCAGTGTCGAGGCCGGGATATTCCATCACCGTCTCGAAACGAATCGCGGCTTCCGGCTCGCCGGTCGCCCTGGCGATGGAATCGGCGTCCGCGGCCAGCGCGCCGAGGATCGCGTCGGCGTCATCGGTCGCGAGGTTGCGGATCTCGAAATCCACCTCCGCGCGATTGGGGACGATATTGAGCGCGACGCCGCCCGTCACCCTGCCGACATGGAGCGTCGTGTAGGGTACGTCATAATCGCCGTCGCGCCGCCCCTCGGCTGCGATCCGCGCCTGAGCAGCCCGCACCGCGCCTATGAAATCCGCCGCGAGATGCAGCGCGTTCAGCGCCAGCGGGGCGAGCGCCGAATGCCCCTCGCGCCCGACACAGGTGGCGCGCAGACCGCGCTTTCCCTTGTGTCCGGTCGCCACGGCCATATTGGTCGGCTCGCCGATGATGGCGAAAGCCGGGCGGACCGGCGCGCCGGCGAGCATGTCGATCAGACTCCGCACTCCGAGGCAGCCAACCTCCTCGTCATAGGAGAGCGCGATATGCAGAGGCGTCGCGAGATCGCGCGTCGCCGCCCGCTCGGCGGCGGAAAGCGCCGCGGCGACGAAGCCCTTCATATCGGCGGCGCCGCGTCCGAATAGCCGCCCGTCCCTTTCGGTCAGCCGGAAGGGGTCGACGGTCCAGGCCTGCCCCTCGACCGGCACGACGTCGGTATGGCCGGAAAGCATGACGCCGGGGCGGTCCTTCGGGCCGATCGTGGCGTAGAGATTGGCCTTGCCGCCATCGGAATCGGGGATCAGCGTGGTCTCCACCCCCGCCGCCTCCAGCAAATCGCGTGCATGGCGGATCAGTTCAATATTCGGGTCGCGGCTCACCGTCGGGAAGGCGATCAGCCGGTCGAGGATTTCGATTGAACGCATGTCGCTCTCCTTTGACGCCCCGGATAGCAGCGCGCACATCATTGCGCCATGTCGAAGGCGCGCGCCCGCCACCGGGCCGTATATCGGCGGGACTCTCCTTCTTCGGCGGACGGATCGCCGCCCTGCCGGAAGGCGCGCCGTGAAGGCTGGCCGCCGCGAGAGTCGCCGCCAGCGCTTCGCGCAAGCCAAACCGGATCGAGCATGCGCTCGCCACCTCGTCCGACCCCGACGCCTGAGAGAGCGTTCCGCACTATTTTTCCGGTTCGGCGGTCCGTATCTCGCCGGGTGCGCGCGGCAAGCCATCCGCCTCCGCCCCACCGCCACGATTCAGGGTTAAAGCGGGCAATGCGCCCGGGCGGAGTTTGGAATGGTCAACGCAGCGCGGGAGGCCCGCCGCACCGGGTATCCGTCCGTCCGCCCGCTGGACCCGTCCGCCGATCCGTGGTTTCCTTCGCCGGCGCCGGCGATACGGGCGCGCTCCATTATTCGAAGGCCGCCGCACTTGGCAGTTGAAGCGACCACCACCCAGACCGAAACCGGACCGGTTCTGATCGCCTGCCACGCCTGCGACGCGCTTCTTTCCGAACCGCCTGCGGGCGCCGCGCGCACGCGCTGCCCGCGCTGCGGCTCCGTCCTGACGACGGAGCGGCCCGGCGCGCTCGACGGCGTGCTGGCGACGACGCTGACGACGATCGTGCTGCTGAGCGCGGGCGTTTTTCTGCCTTTCGTCAATATCGAAGCGTCCGGACGGCGCCAGTACGCGTCGGTGCTCGACGCCGTGATCGCCGCCGGCGGCGAAGCCTGGCCGCTCGCGCTCGCGGTCGGAGCGATGGTCGTGGCGCTGCCGCTGACACGGGCGGCGGCGCTTCTCTGGGTGCTCGCGCCGATGCGGCTGGAGCGCCCGCCGCTCCCCTTCGCGCGCGCCGCCTTCAGGCTGGCGATCGAGCTCAGGCCCTGGTCGATGGTCGAGATATTCGTGATCGGCGTCATCGTCGCGCTGGTCAAGATCTCCGGCCTCGCCATCGTCGGCCTCGGCGCCGCGTTCTGGCTCTTCCTCGCACTGGCCATCGTCGTCTTTTGCGAAGACGCCGCGCTCTGCCGGCGATCGATCTGGCGGCGGCTGGCGTGAGCGGCGCTGCGATCTCCCCTCCGAACGCCCGGGCGGCCGGCCCCCCGACCGCCATCGCGGCCCATTACATCGGCTGCGAGATCTGCGGCCGCGCCGCGCCCTTCGGTCAGCGCGCCTGCCGACGTTGCGGCGCGCATCTGCCGCGCCGGGGGCGGCGCAGCTTCGCGGCGGTCTGGGTCTGGCTGGGTCTCGGACTGGCGTTCTACATCCCCGCCAATCTCTATCCGATGCTGATCACGACCAATTTCGGCAAGGTCTATCAGAGCACCATCGTCGGCGGCGCGATCGACCTCGCGGCGCATGGCTCCTGGGGGGTGGCGGGGATCGTCTTCTTCGCCAGCGTCGTCATCCCCATCGCCAAGTTTCTCGCCATCGGCCGGCTCGGCGTGATGGCCGCGGGCGGCGCCCCTCTCGCGCCGCATGCCGCGCTCCGGCTCTACGAGGTGGTGGAGTTCATCGGCCGGTGGTCGATGATCGACGTGTTCGTCGTCGCGATCCTCTCGGCGCTGGTCCGGATGGGCATGCTGGCGAATGTCGCGCCGGGGCCGGCGGCGGCGCTTTTCGCGCTCTCCGTCGGTGCGACAATGCTCTCGGCGCGCGCGTTCGACCAGCGCCTGATCTGGGATCGTATCGGGGCCGCCGATGGCTGAACCGGACCGACCCGACGCCGCCCCGCCCGAGCCGGAGATCGAAACCGCGCGGCCGCGCTTCGTCTCTCTGGTCTGGCTGATCCCGCTGATCGCGATCGGCGTCGCGCTCGGTCTCCTCTGGCGCGACTACGCCGGTCGCGGCCCGATAATCGAGATCTACTTTCCGACCGCGGCGGGACTGACCGCCGGACAAACCGTTCTGCGCTATCGTAATGTCGAGGTCGGTCGGCTGGAGGACCTGCACTTTTCGGCCGATCTGTCGCAGGTCGTCGCCAAGGTCAGGCTCGAGCCAGACATTGCGCCCTATATCGACGCGGAGGCGGAATTCTGGGTGGTCCGGCCGGAGGTCTCCGCCCGCGGCGTCACCGGATTGGAGACCGTGCTCTCCGGCGCCTATATCGAAGGCTCCTGGGACGCGGTGCGCGGCGCGCCCGCCAGCAAGTTCACCGCGCTCGACAACCCGCCGTTGACGCCGAGCGACACGCCCGGCAAGCGGGTGCGGCTGGTCAGCGCCGACGGCGGCGCGCTCTCGGTCGGTGCGCCAGTGTTCTTCCGGCGGGTCGAGGTCGGAAAGGTCGAATCGAAACATCTGTCCGAGGATGGGCAAAGCGTCGTGTTCGACGTCTTCGTCAATGCGCCGAACGATGTCAGGCTGACCGAAGACACCCGCTTCTGGGTCGTCGCTGGCGTCGATATCAGCCTCGGCGCGGATGGCGCGCGCTTCCGCATCGGCTCGCTCACCGCGCTGCTGCAGGGCGGCGTGGCGTTTCAGGATTTCTCGCAGGGCCAGCCCAAACCGGTCGAGGAAAACCATCTCTACACGCTTTACGGCACGCCGCGCGACGCCCGCTCGCAGGTCTCCGAGGCCGATGCCGGCCAACGGCTGCTGCTCGATGTCTATTTCGGCCGCTCGGTGCGCGGGCTCTCGGTCGGCGCGCCGGTGGAGTATCAAGGCATCCGCGTCGGCCGGGTCGAGGAGATCGCGGCCGAAATCGATGCCGAGTCAGGCCGCTTCGCGACCCGCACCACCATCGCGCTGGCGCCGTCTCTACTCGGGCTCGCCGATGGGGATACGACCGGCGCGCTCGAATTCATGGAACGCGCCGTCGAAAAAGGGCTCCGCGCGCAGCTCACCCAGGGCAGCCTCCTGACTGGTGAGTTGATCGTGCGTCTGGTCGACGCCCCCGATGCAGCGCCGGAACAGTTGACCCGTCCCGACGAGGGACGCCCGCGCATGCCCTCGGTTCCGACCGATCTCGATGAGCTGACGGGCTCCGTTCAGGGCGCGATGCGACGGATCGAGCAATTGCCGATCGAAGCGATCTTCGACAACGCGGTTCTGCTTCTGGAGAACGTCAACAAGCTGATCGGGTCGGAAGCGGTGCGCGACGCGCCAGGAAAAGCGGTCGCGACCCTTGAGGCGGCGACCGCGCTCCTCTCCTCGCCCGGACTCAACGCGGCGCCGGAAGAAGCGGCGAAGCTGCTCGCGTCGCTGAACGAGATCGTCGCCTCGCCGGAATTCGACGCCACAAGGGCGGATCTCGCGGCGACGCTAGCCAGCCTGAAGGCGCTGGCGGCGTCGCTCGACGAATCCGGCCTTGCGGAGGACGCCGCCGGCGCCGTCGCCGCGCTCCGCACGCGGCTGGAGGACCCGGCGCTCGCCGGGCTCGCCGCCAGCGTGGACGAGACGTCGAAGGCGGCGACGGCGCTGCTTTCCGATCCGGCGCTGAAAGCGGCGCCGGCGCACGCGGTCGCGGCGCTCGACGCGCTGGAGGCGATTCTGACGGCGCCCGGTCTCAAGGCGGTTCCGGCGGAGGCGGAGGCGCTGATCGCCTCCGTCCGCCAGCTGATCGATTCGCCGGAAACCCTCTCCGCGCGCACCGACCTCGCCGCACTTCTGGCGAGCGCGCGCGCCGTCGCCGCGAAGCTGGAGGCCGAGGACGCCGCCGGCGAGACCGCCGCCGCGATCACGGCGCTCCGGACCCGGCTGGAGGATCCGGCGCTGGACCGGCTTGTCGGCTCGGCGTCGAAGGCGATGGATTCGGCGGCGACGCTGCTTTCCGACAAGGGGCTCGCGGAGACGCCGGAGGCGCTGAACGCCGCGCTCACCTCCCTTGGCGCGCTGCTTGACGACCCGGCCCTGCGCGCCGCGCCGGCGGAACTGAACGCAAGCCTCACCTCGGCGCGCGCGCTTCTCGAAGAACTGCAGCGAGAGAACGCGGCGGCCGAGCTCGCAGGCGCCCTCAAGGCGGCGCGCGCTCTTCTCGACGACCCCTCGCTCAGGCGCCTTTCAAGCGAAGCGGCGGAGACGGCGACGGCGCTCCGCGCCATCCTCGACGCGCCCGGCGCGAAGGAACTACCAGCCTCGGCGACGGCGGCTCTCACCTCATCCGCCGCGTTCCTCGACCGGATTCGCGAGGCGGACCTCGCCGGGACCGCCGCCGCGGCGCTCGCCAGCCTCGACACCGCCGCCGCCGCCGTCGCGCGCGCCGCCGACGGGACGCCGGAACTGGTCCGACGCATTTCCACCCTCGCCGCGCGGGCCGACGACTTCCTCGCTGCGCTCGATGTCGGCTCCGAGCTGAATTACGAAGCCGTCGCCGCGATCCGCGAGATACGCGACGCGGCCCGCGCGATCAGCGACCTCGCCGATCTGGTCGAGCGTGAACCCAACGTTCTGATTCTCGGGAAATAGAGACCATGCGCCGTTTCCTCGCCGCCCTCGCCTGTCTCGTCCTCGCCGCCTGCGCCGCGGCGCCGGGACCCTATCTCTATCTGCTGGACGCGCCGGCGCCTTCGGGCGCGGGCGCCGGGGGGGCGCAATCGGTCGGATTGCGCGAAATCGGTCTGCCGCTCTACGCCCGGCGCGTCCAGATCGCCGCTCAGGATCAGTCCGGCGCGATCACCGCCGACGATCAGCACCGCTGGGCGGAGGAGCCGCCGCGCGCCGCGACGCGGCTGGTCGCGCGGAGCCTCGCTGCGCTGCGCGAGGGCGCCGTCTACGCCGATCCCTGGCCGCAGGGCGCGGCGCCGGATTTCATCGTCACTACGGAGGTCGACCGGTTCCTTGGCGCGCTCGGCGGCGAGGTGACGCTCGAGGGTCAACTCACCGTGGCGCGCGCCGGTGAGCGCGCCAGCGCCGTCACCGGCCCTTTCACGATCAGCGTTTCGACCGAAGGCGAGAATCACGCCGCGCTCGCCGCCGCCTACGGCGCGGCGCTGGCGGAGCTGGCGCGCCGGATCGAGGCGGCGCTGGAAAGTTACTGACCGGGTTCACACTGGGCCGGGTCAGCGTTCGCCCCGCAACGCCGCGAGTTCAGCCCGCGCCGCGCCGAGTCCGTCCATCGCCGCCGAAAGCTCGGCCTCACGCTCGCGCAGCAATGCTGCTGCGGCGGCGACCTCCGCCGCCGCTTCGGCGCTGATTCGGTCGCGCTCAGCCTCGATCTCCAGCAACTCCGCCGCCAGCTCATCTGCCCTGTCGCCACGTGGCGAAGCGACGCGCGCGGCGCGCGACCAGAGCCAATGCGCCAGCCAGCCGATGGCGAAAGCGGTCAGAAGCGCGCCGGCGATGGATATGGTAAGTTCGACGCGGGTCATGGCGTCTCTCCGTCTTCGAGAACGCGAAATTCGATCCGTCTGTTGAGCGCGCGCCCGGCTTCCGTGCCGTTATCGGCGATCGGCTCGGCCTCGCCGTAACCGGCCGAGGTCAGAAGCGAGAGCCGCGCCCCGGCTTTCAGCAATGCGCCGAGCAC encodes:
- the argE gene encoding acetylornithine deacetylase; amino-acid sequence: MRSIEILDRLIAFPTVSRDPNIELIRHARDLLEAAGVETTLIPDSDGGKANLYATIGPKDRPGVMLSGHTDVVPVEGQAWTVDPFRLTERDGRLFGRGAADMKGFVAAALSAAERAATRDLATPLHIALSYDEEVGCLGVRSLIDMLAGAPVRPAFAIIGEPTNMAVATGHKGKRGLRATCVGREGHSALAPLALNALHLAADFIGAVRAAQARIAAEGRRDGDYDVPYTTLHVGRVTGGVALNIVPNRAEVDFEIRNLATDDADAILGALAADADSIARATGEPEAAIRFETVMEYPGLDTAPDAAIVDFVKALTGANGTIKVAFGTEGGLFSDRLGIPAVVCGPGSMAQGHKPDEYVSREQMAKCDAMLDALLARLAAGL
- a CDS encoding PqiC family protein produces the protein MRRFLAALACLVLAACAAAPGPYLYLLDAPAPSGAGAGGAQSVGLREIGLPLYARRVQIAAQDQSGAITADDQHRWAEEPPRAATRLVARSLAALREGAVYADPWPQGAAPDFIVTTEVDRFLGALGGEVTLEGQLTVARAGERASAVTGPFTISVSTEGENHAALAAAYGAALAELARRIEAALESY
- the ileS gene encoding isoleucine--tRNA ligase gives rise to the protein MCAQETAPDAQDKTDYKATLRLPQTDFPMRAGLPAREPDWLAKWEAMDIYGRLRAKTGRPPFTLHDGPPYANGHLHIGHALNKTIKDMIVRSRQMMGHDSRYVPGWDCHGLPIEWKIEEQYRAKGLDKDDVPINELRAECRKFAAEWVDIQRKEFKRLGVTGNWDDPYLTMDFRAEAVIAEEFMKFVMNGSLYQGSKPVMWSVVEKTALAEAEVEYHEHKSHTIWVKFPVAEVATENFTNLLGEKDGTSFSGDIPDNYSPLPENTSVLIWTTTPWTIPQNRAICFNPSISYGLYRVTNATADAKATTGDYLLLADPLASEIFEKGKILADGWERVRDVYPGELKAITCAHPFRGAEDANSEWDFDVPLLPGDHVTDDAGTGFVHTAPSHGADDYVIGQKHGLPMTHNVLEDGSFREDIPFFGGQVIFDEKGKEAGANVAVIRKLAEVGALFAKGSMRHSYPHSWRSKAPLIFRNTPQWFAAIDKPLEDGMNAVGKTIRERALGSIDKLVAFTPASGRNRLRSMIAARPDWVLSRQRAWGVPMTCFKREVAPGEVEVLKNAEVNARIAAAFREEGADAWFKDGAKERFLSGIEGVDPTEWEMVTDILDVWFDSGSTHAFVLRDREDGTEDGIADVYMEGTDQHRGWFHSSLLQACGTIGRAPYRAVVTHGFTLDGKGQKMSKSLGNTIVPEAVVKQYGADILRLWVAQSDYTADQRISPEILKGVADSYRRLRNSLRFILGNLDGFSEVERVDPAEMPELERWVLHRVAELDRIVRGGYGDYAFSHVFQQLFQFCTVDLSTLYFDIRKDALYCDAPDSLRRRAARTVLDILFHRLTAWLAPILVFTMEEVWLERFPGEESSIHLQDFPETPDWRDPSLASRWEAIRRVRRVVTGALEVERREKRIGASLEAAPAVFVADDAARGHLHEVDFADLCITSGIRIEAGEGPADAFRLDEVPGVAVVPALASGAKCARCWKVLPEVGGAAHPDICNRCAAALA
- a CDS encoding paraquat-inducible protein A; the encoded protein is MAVEATTTQTETGPVLIACHACDALLSEPPAGAARTRCPRCGSVLTTERPGALDGVLATTLTTIVLLSAGVFLPFVNIEASGRRQYASVLDAVIAAGGEAWPLALAVGAMVVALPLTRAAALLWVLAPMRLERPPLPFARAAFRLAIELRPWSMVEIFVIGVIVALVKISGLAIVGLGAAFWLFLALAIVVFCEDAALCRRSIWRRLA
- a CDS encoding paraquat-inducible protein A; its protein translation is MSGAAISPPNARAAGPPTAIAAHYIGCEICGRAAPFGQRACRRCGAHLPRRGRRSFAAVWVWLGLGLAFYIPANLYPMLITTNFGKVYQSTIVGGAIDLAAHGSWGVAGIVFFASVVIPIAKFLAIGRLGVMAAGGAPLAPHAALRLYEVVEFIGRWSMIDVFVVAILSALVRMGMLANVAPGPAAALFALSVGATMLSARAFDQRLIWDRIGAADG
- a CDS encoding MlaD family protein, producing the protein MAEPDRPDAAPPEPEIETARPRFVSLVWLIPLIAIGVALGLLWRDYAGRGPIIEIYFPTAAGLTAGQTVLRYRNVEVGRLEDLHFSADLSQVVAKVRLEPDIAPYIDAEAEFWVVRPEVSARGVTGLETVLSGAYIEGSWDAVRGAPASKFTALDNPPLTPSDTPGKRVRLVSADGGALSVGAPVFFRRVEVGKVESKHLSEDGQSVVFDVFVNAPNDVRLTEDTRFWVVAGVDISLGADGARFRIGSLTALLQGGVAFQDFSQGQPKPVEENHLYTLYGTPRDARSQVSEADAGQRLLLDVYFGRSVRGLSVGAPVEYQGIRVGRVEEIAAEIDAESGRFATRTTIALAPSLLGLADGDTTGALEFMERAVEKGLRAQLTQGSLLTGELIVRLVDAPDAAPEQLTRPDEGRPRMPSVPTDLDELTGSVQGAMRRIEQLPIEAIFDNAVLLLENVNKLIGSEAVRDAPGKAVATLEAATALLSSPGLNAAPEEAAKLLASLNEIVASPEFDATRADLAATLASLKALAASLDESGLAEDAAGAVAALRTRLEDPALAGLAASVDETSKAATALLSDPALKAAPAHAVAALDALEAILTAPGLKAVPAEAEALIASVRQLIDSPETLSARTDLAALLASARAVAAKLEAEDAAGETAAAITALRTRLEDPALDRLVGSASKAMDSAATLLSDKGLAETPEALNAALTSLGALLDDPALRAAPAELNASLTSARALLEELQRENAAAELAGALKAARALLDDPSLRRLSSEAAETATALRAILDAPGAKELPASATAALTSSAAFLDRIREADLAGTAAAALASLDTAAAAVARAADGTPELVRRISTLAARADDFLAALDVGSELNYEAVAAIREIRDAARAISDLADLVEREPNVLILGK